A portion of the Pedobacter cryoconitis genome contains these proteins:
- a CDS encoding LytR/AlgR family response regulator transcription factor, giving the protein MNITCYIVDDEYHVISTLREYISEVPYLELVGFNSNPEKGLIEVNRLAPDLVFLDINMPTLDGMDFCQLITTSTKVVFVSGYRDYAFDAFSHNAVDYLLKPVSHKRFMQAIHKVISFVPMLSGKPSAQNVPSAVSHIYIKHGVKGRLIKIEFDDIYYVESNDNQVVFNLENENYIAYVPLKNVLSQLPESSFLRIHKSFVVNHKKISHIEGNMVVLKNKTILQLGNTYKDSFFKYVGLSVLKTIK; this is encoded by the coding sequence ATGAATATTACCTGTTATATTGTTGATGATGAGTACCATGTGATCAGTACTTTAAGAGAGTATATTAGTGAAGTTCCCTATCTTGAATTGGTTGGATTTAACAGTAATCCTGAAAAAGGGCTGATTGAAGTAAACAGACTGGCACCAGATCTGGTTTTTCTGGATATTAATATGCCTACGCTGGATGGAATGGATTTCTGCCAGCTGATTACGACGTCAACTAAAGTTGTTTTTGTAAGCGGATACAGAGATTATGCTTTTGACGCTTTCAGCCATAATGCGGTAGACTATTTATTAAAGCCGGTATCCCATAAAAGGTTTATGCAGGCTATTCATAAAGTGATCAGTTTTGTGCCGATGTTAAGTGGAAAACCATCAGCTCAAAATGTGCCATCTGCGGTCTCTCACATTTACATTAAACATGGGGTTAAAGGAAGGCTGATCAAAATAGAATTTGATGATATCTATTACGTAGAATCAAATGATAATCAAGTGGTTTTTAACCTGGAAAATGAAAATTATATTGCCTACGTCCCTTTAAAAAATGTCCTTTCTCAACTACCGGAGTCGAGCTTTCTGCGTATCCATAAATCCTTTGTCGTGAATCATAAAAAGATTAGCCATATAGAAGGAAATATGGTGGTTTTAAAGAATAAAACTATTCTGCAACTAGGAAATACCTATAAAGATTCTTTCTTTAAATACGTGGGTTTAAGCGTATTAAAGACTATTAAATAA
- a CDS encoding HlyD family efflux transporter periplasmic adaptor subunit: MKLKETDGANAGQPWKWFLNRDVLVTCLSLLLIILAALMIPYKDSISFNAQFHTQHKIVPVISPFNGIIKKDIFDTNDAIGPNTFLFTIYDLSAQKETSVYATDAGYYLPNKIEFKSKTYVSKDDTLFYIMPDIKSKGEVYCTAAADKFNVSRMETGHKVTISVARNEEVFSISGKVSFISALPDHSGKYPFQISLEDKDVQHLSEKGVFYFGQQGKVQINFDAQKLGYKLLRFL, translated from the coding sequence ATGAAACTTAAAGAGACAGACGGCGCTAATGCTGGTCAACCATGGAAATGGTTTTTAAACCGGGACGTGTTGGTAACATGCCTGTCACTGCTCTTAATTATCCTGGCTGCGCTTATGATCCCGTATAAGGACAGTATATCTTTCAATGCACAGTTTCATACACAGCACAAAATTGTCCCTGTAATCAGTCCTTTTAATGGTATTATCAAAAAAGACATCTTTGATACTAACGATGCTATCGGGCCAAATACTTTTCTGTTTACCATTTATGATTTATCTGCACAAAAAGAAACATCAGTGTATGCAACGGATGCTGGCTACTATCTGCCCAATAAGATTGAATTCAAAAGCAAAACCTACGTGAGTAAAGACGATACCTTATTTTATATCATGCCAGATATTAAGAGCAAGGGAGAGGTGTACTGTACTGCAGCTGCCGATAAATTTAACGTTTCCAGGATGGAAACTGGTCACAAAGTAACCATTAGTGTTGCACGGAATGAGGAAGTTTTCAGTATCTCCGGAAAAGTTTCATTCATTTCAGCGCTTCCGGACCATTCAGGGAAATATCCTTTTCAGATCAGTCTTGAAGATAAAGACGTTCAGCATCTTTCAGAAAAAGGTGTGTTCTATTTTGGTCAGCAGGGAAAAGTCCAGATTAATTTTGACGCACAAAAACTAGGTTACAAATTGCTGAGATTTTTATAA
- a CDS encoding response regulator transcription factor: MLSLILAEDHNIVRNGIRMLLEADKEISIAGEATNGLEVLEIIGSGIKVDIVLADINMPEMDGIALIKELKLKSPATQIVMLSMLDNDKYVSQAFSEGASGYLLKSVSADELIFSLKHVNAGGQYLCAELAMRLLNKSITTGPLNRINDNVEYSMREIEILALIAEGLTNNEMSTKLFISKRTIEGHRQSLIEKTGAKNTAALIRYAVLSGIIQ, encoded by the coding sequence ATGTTAAGCTTAATATTAGCAGAAGATCATAATATTGTACGCAACGGGATTCGTATGCTGCTGGAAGCTGACAAAGAAATCAGTATTGCCGGAGAAGCTACGAATGGTTTGGAAGTATTGGAGATCATCGGCAGTGGAATTAAAGTAGACATTGTACTGGCCGATATTAATATGCCAGAGATGGACGGAATAGCATTGATTAAGGAACTGAAACTAAAAAGTCCGGCTACACAGATCGTGATGCTTTCTATGCTGGATAATGATAAATATGTTTCTCAGGCCTTTTCTGAAGGTGCATCTGGTTATCTGCTTAAAAGTGTAAGTGCTGATGAACTTATATTTTCCTTGAAACATGTGAATGCCGGGGGACAGTATTTATGTGCTGAACTAGCCATGCGTTTATTGAATAAATCAATTACGACCGGACCACTGAACCGGATCAATGACAATGTGGAGTATTCTATGCGGGAAATTGAGATCCTGGCGCTGATTGCCGAAGGGTTAACAAATAATGAAATGTCTACCAAACTGTTTATCAGCAAACGTACTATAGAAGGGCACAGGCAAAGCCTGATCGAAAAAACAGGGGCAAAAAATACTGCCGCTCTGATCAGATATGCAGTTTTAAGCGGAATTATTCAATAA
- a CDS encoding chemotaxis protein CheB — translation MEAEAIKNIITIGTSAGGFSAIAKLVASFKQDLDAAVFIVIHLSGNSNSEIILKGIQKHTLLKCKVAEDQQEIENRTIYLAKADHHLLVIKDRILVTKGAFENHWRPAIDVLFRSAAAAYGSCVTGIILTGLLDDGVSGMYAIKRSGGLCIVQDPEEAEFPDMPNSVLNAMEVDYKVVLNEIGHILTDRFSHTSCIAAEVPADVKLEAEIARRMTTSMKDLTKLGDFSHLTCPECGGTMVKITNDAIPRYRCYTGHAFTERIFEDQQLKGIEDSLWVAIRMMEERKNLLLNMNRPKPTAQSLPVDTTRNERAEAMQLHIDRLRKMLMDLGELPGKEE, via the coding sequence ATGGAAGCAGAAGCAATAAAGAACATTATTACGATCGGTACTTCGGCAGGTGGCTTTTCCGCTATTGCAAAATTGGTAGCAAGCTTTAAACAGGATCTGGATGCAGCAGTATTTATCGTGATCCATTTGTCAGGTAATTCAAATTCAGAAATAATTTTAAAGGGGATTCAGAAACATACACTTTTAAAATGCAAGGTAGCTGAAGATCAGCAGGAAATAGAAAACAGAACAATTTATCTGGCCAAAGCAGATCATCACCTTTTAGTAATCAAGGACAGGATCCTTGTGACTAAAGGTGCATTTGAAAATCACTGGCGGCCAGCTATAGATGTACTTTTCAGATCTGCTGCGGCAGCCTATGGTAGTTGTGTAACAGGGATTATTTTAACAGGACTGCTGGATGACGGGGTTTCTGGAATGTATGCAATCAAAAGGAGCGGGGGATTGTGTATTGTCCAGGATCCTGAAGAAGCAGAATTTCCTGATATGCCTAACAGCGTATTAAACGCTATGGAAGTCGATTACAAAGTAGTGCTGAATGAGATAGGACATATTTTAACCGATAGATTTTCTCATACTTCCTGCATAGCAGCAGAAGTTCCTGCAGACGTGAAACTGGAAGCAGAGATTGCCAGAAGAATGACTACAAGTATGAAAGATTTGACTAAATTAGGTGACTTCAGCCATCTTACTTGTCCAGAATGTGGTGGTACAATGGTCAAAATAACCAATGATGCGATACCGCGTTACCGCTGTTACACGGGGCATGCATTCACAGAGCGTATTTTTGAAGATCAACAATTAAAAGGCATCGAAGACTCTCTCTGGGTAGCAATAAGAATGATGGAAGAGCGAAAAAACCTGTTACTGAATATGAACAGGCCGAAACCCACAGCTCAGAGTTTACCTGTTGATACCACAAGAAATGAAAGGGCAGAAGCAATGCAGCTGCACATCGACAGACTCCGGAAAATGTTGATGGATTTGGGTGAATTGCCAGGAAAAGAAGAATAA
- a CDS encoding PAS domain-containing sensor histidine kinase, giving the protein MDKSQSSATQNNTSLIWRLSEKLKYKNENFSSKISLTIDDVNILLNELQVYQLELEMQNDELKTSYLTLDQERAKFVGLFDLAPVGYFILDYLGVVEEANQNGIDLLNITRQTILYQRFQSFISPQSWEDFYNFLHRMQYNDTKQTAEIKLKLADGQVIFTRMEGRAISSIVVTDVKYYITVIDVTESRNAQQVLKETKERLEMTLKASATGTWTICGETCSVFLDPHSFKIMGIKSCDFNGTISGLIALVHPDDQQHLSNHLQSAIQGAKDIDLEFRIASGADDFKYIAAKGHEIKMQEEFIYFAGILTDITERKRLEREAESLKNDQQKLILSATLIAQEKERNLISRALHDSVCQLLYGIKLNLESVERTNYLKGEFKNVNALLDQVIKETRQISYELTPTVLKDFGFVAGIKEMAQRTSTDHFHIETYIDSTADFLRTDVQLYIFRMIQELINNCIKHAKATKAEIKVRLHHNQVSIRVADNGIGFNPHTAQAGPIGSGLSGIKNRVYLLNGQVKFHNTKQGMVVTITFENTAELSV; this is encoded by the coding sequence GTGGATAAAAGTCAAAGTTCAGCAACACAAAATAATACATCATTAATCTGGCGTTTATCAGAAAAACTGAAGTATAAAAATGAGAATTTTTCTTCAAAAATAAGCCTGACAATTGATGACGTTAACATTCTGCTCAATGAACTTCAGGTATACCAGCTGGAGCTGGAAATGCAAAATGACGAATTGAAAACTTCCTATCTGACACTGGATCAGGAGAGGGCTAAATTTGTAGGCTTATTTGACCTGGCACCGGTTGGCTATTTTATCCTTGATTATCTGGGAGTAGTTGAAGAAGCAAACCAGAATGGTATAGATCTGCTGAACATAACCAGACAAACCATTCTTTATCAAAGATTTCAAAGCTTCATTTCTCCACAGTCCTGGGAAGATTTTTATAATTTTTTGCACAGGATGCAATACAATGATACCAAGCAAACCGCAGAAATCAAGTTGAAATTGGCCGATGGTCAGGTGATTTTTACCCGTATGGAAGGAAGGGCGATCTCCAGTATCGTCGTAACAGATGTTAAATATTATATTACCGTTATTGATGTAACAGAAAGCCGTAATGCACAACAAGTCTTAAAAGAGACAAAGGAACGGCTTGAAATGACGCTCAAAGCTTCTGCAACGGGAACCTGGACTATATGTGGCGAAACATGTTCCGTTTTTCTGGATCCCCATAGTTTTAAGATAATGGGGATCAAAAGCTGTGATTTTAACGGAACTATTTCAGGATTGATTGCTTTAGTTCATCCCGATGACCAGCAGCATCTAAGCAACCATCTTCAGAGTGCTATACAAGGAGCGAAAGATATCGATCTGGAATTCAGGATAGCTAGCGGAGCAGATGACTTCAAATATATTGCTGCAAAGGGACATGAAATTAAAATGCAGGAAGAATTCATTTATTTTGCCGGAATACTGACCGATATCACCGAAAGGAAAAGATTAGAACGCGAAGCTGAATCGTTGAAAAATGATCAGCAAAAGTTGATTCTCTCTGCTACATTAATTGCACAGGAAAAAGAACGTAATCTAATCAGCAGAGCGCTGCATGATAGCGTTTGTCAACTGCTTTATGGAATTAAGCTCAACCTGGAAAGTGTGGAAAGGACAAATTACCTGAAAGGTGAGTTTAAGAATGTGAACGCATTACTGGATCAGGTTATTAAAGAAACGAGACAAATTTCTTATGAACTCACGCCAACTGTGCTGAAAGATTTTGGCTTTGTTGCAGGGATTAAAGAAATGGCACAGCGTACCAGTACAGACCATTTTCATATAGAAACTTATATCGACAGCACAGCAGATTTTTTACGTACAGATGTGCAGCTGTATATTTTCAGAATGATACAAGAGCTGATCAATAACTGTATCAAACATGCAAAAGCGACTAAAGCAGAAATCAAGGTCCGTTTACACCATAACCAGGTTTCTATCCGCGTTGCAGACAATGGCATAGGGTTTAATCCTCATACAGCACAGGCTGGTCCTATCGGATCAGGCTTAAGCGGAATTAAAAACAGAGTATACCTGTTAAACGGGCAGGTTAAATTTCATAACACTAAACAAGGTATGGTAGTGACTATTACATTTGAAAACACAGCTGAGCTTTCGGTGTAA